The Polyangium aurulentum genomic interval TGGCCGTCGCGCTCGGGGGCGCGCTCGGCGGGGCGGCTTTGCTGCTCCGGTTCTTGCCCAGATTGCCGTTCGCGCGCAGCCTCGTGCTCGCGTCGGGCATGTCGCCGCACGAACTGCCCTTCGAGCCTTCGGCCTTCGATCGGATCCTGCCCGGCGACAGGGGCAGAGCTGCCACGATCTTGCGGCCGTCGGGCATCGCCGAGATTGCCGGCGTCAGGGTCGATGCAATGTCCGAAGGTGAATACATTCCGGCTGGCACGCCGGTCGAGGTCGTCCGCGTGGAGGCCAGCTACGTCGTCGTCCGCAGCGCGGCCGAGGATTGAAAGGGAGAGCGTATGTTCGGCCTGGAGATCGGGATCATCGGGGTCGTCGCCATCGTTCTCGTGGCGCTCTTCGTGGGCCTGTATCTGGTCCCCGTGCCGCTGTGGATCGCGGCGTGGGCCTCGGGGGCGTACGTGGGCCTGTCGACGCTGGTCGGCATGCGATTCCGCAGGGTGCCGCCTGGCGCCATCGTGACCGGGAGGATCAGCGCGGTCAAAGCCGGGCTCGACATCTCCACCAACGACCTCGAGGCGCATTACCTCGCGGGTGGGAACGTGGTGCGGGTCGTGACGGCGCTCATCTCGGCCGACAAGGCGAACATTCATCTGCCGCTCAAGCGGGCCGCCGCCATCGACCTCGCGGGCCGCGACGTGCTCGAGGCGGTCAAGATGTCGGTCCTGCCGAAGGTGATCGAGACGCCGCGGATCGCAGCGGTCGCCAAGGACGGCATCCAGCTCATCGCGATTGCCCGCGTCACGGTGCGGGCCAACCTCGACAGGCTCGTCGGCGGCGCGGGCGAGGAGACGATCATCGCGCGCGTCGGCGAGGGCATGGTGAGCACCATCGGCTCGGCGGCGACGCACAAGGAGGTGCTCGAGAATCCCGACCATATCTCGAAGAACATCCTCGCGCGCGGGCTCGACGCGGGGACGGCGTTCGAGATCCTCTCCATCGACATCGCCGACGTCGACGTGGGCGCGAACATCGGCGCCAAGCTGCAGATCGATCAGGCCAATGCCGACAAGCAGATCGCCCAGGCGAAGGCCGAGGAGCGGCGCGCGATGGCCGTCGCGCTCGAGCAGGAGATGCGCGCCCGGGTGGTCGAGGCCGAGGCGGACGTCCCGCGCGCGATGGCCGAGGCGTTCAGGAGCGGCAACCTCGGCATCATGGATTATCACCGGATGCGCAACGTCCAGGCAGACACCGAAATGCGGCACTCGGTCGCGAACGACGTGCCAAGCGACGTCCGGCCGGCGATCGGGCAGCGGAGATAGCCGCAATGGAAACGGTCACCGGGCTGCTCCTGGCGTTCGCG includes:
- the floA gene encoding flotillin-like protein FloA (flotillin-like protein involved in membrane lipid rafts), which encodes MFGLEIGIIGVVAIVLVALFVGLYLVPVPLWIAAWASGAYVGLSTLVGMRFRRVPPGAIVTGRISAVKAGLDISTNDLEAHYLAGGNVVRVVTALISADKANIHLPLKRAAAIDLAGRDVLEAVKMSVLPKVIETPRIAAVAKDGIQLIAIARVTVRANLDRLVGGAGEETIIARVGEGMVSTIGSAATHKEVLENPDHISKNILARGLDAGTAFEILSIDIADVDVGANIGAKLQIDQANADKQIAQAKAEERRAMAVALEQEMRARVVEAEADVPRAMAEAFRSGNLGIMDYHRMRNVQADTEMRHSVANDVPSDVRPAIGQRR